One genomic region from Halobacteria archaeon AArc-dxtr1 encodes:
- a CDS encoding peptide-methionine (S)-S-oxide reductase codes for MMLTPTVVTEFDSQAPTETETATFGLGCFWGPDAMFGAVDGVVRTRVGYAGGTKSDPSYQTLGDHTEVVQIEYNPDQLSFDDLLARAFAEHTPYRQAKKRQYQHLIFTEMADQHDQLQVFLDESDLDRDRIATRFESLDRFYPAEPYHQKFNLRGKRWITDVFSKAGYDDAAIRESSAAAKLNAHAAGHDVTVPFLTHSFDPQSRR; via the coding sequence ATCATGCTCACACCGACGGTTGTCACGGAGTTCGATAGCCAGGCACCGACAGAGACGGAGACAGCGACGTTCGGGCTCGGGTGTTTCTGGGGTCCTGATGCGATGTTTGGCGCAGTTGACGGTGTCGTGCGGACCCGCGTCGGGTACGCTGGTGGGACGAAATCCGATCCGTCCTATCAGACGCTTGGTGATCATACGGAAGTCGTTCAGATCGAGTATAATCCCGACCAGCTCTCGTTCGACGATCTCCTTGCGCGTGCGTTCGCGGAACACACGCCGTATCGCCAGGCCAAGAAACGCCAGTATCAGCACCTCATTTTCACCGAGATGGCTGACCAACATGACCAGTTGCAAGTATTTCTAGACGAGAGCGACCTTGACCGGGACCGGATCGCAACGCGTTTCGAATCACTCGATCGATTCTATCCCGCGGAGCCGTACCACCAGAAGTTCAACCTTCGTGGAAAACGGTGGATCACCGACGTGTTCTCCAAGGCAGGGTACGACGATGCGGCGATCAGGGAATCGTCGGCGGCGGCGAAACTGAACGCTCACGCTGCAGGCCACGACGTCACCGTCCCCTTCCTCACCCACTCGTTCGATCCCCAGTCACGGCGATAA
- a CDS encoding UPF0058 family protein codes for MRKQELIQMHMLATEIGVFISERETIPPAAFEEYDQNGVSPTAIHHSKTAHEESLQLLLNAIHESLDHTSEQATPK; via the coding sequence ATGCGAAAGCAAGAACTGATCCAGATGCATATGCTGGCAACCGAGATCGGCGTCTTCATCTCTGAGCGGGAGACAATACCACCTGCCGCTTTCGAAGAGTACGACCAAAACGGCGTCTCACCGACGGCAATCCATCACAGTAAAACCGCTCATGAAGAGAGCCTCCAGCTACTTCTAAATGCAATCCATGAATCACTAGATCACACCTCGGAACAGGCGACTCCGAAATAG
- a CDS encoding DUF2237 domain-containing protein, which yields MSNREKNVLGEPLEPCSTTLQTGFLRDGDCRHLQRDPGRHEICAVMTQEFLEYSREQGNDLITPRPEYDFPGLHPGDRWCVCLPRWVQARDADTAPPVVLEATTEGVLDELTLTELETHAHKE from the coding sequence ATGTCAAATAGGGAAAAGAACGTGCTTGGCGAACCGCTCGAACCCTGTAGCACAACCCTCCAAACCGGCTTTCTTCGGGATGGAGACTGCCGGCACCTCCAGCGTGATCCGGGTCGACACGAGATCTGTGCGGTCATGACCCAAGAGTTCCTAGAGTATAGCCGCGAGCAAGGGAACGATCTGATCACGCCACGACCGGAGTACGATTTTCCGGGGCTTCACCCCGGTGACCGGTGGTGTGTTTGTCTGCCGCGGTGGGTCCAAGCCCGTGACGCTGACACCGCGCCGCCGGTCGTCCTCGAAGCGACAACTGAGGGCGTTCTTGATGAGCTGACACTCACCGAACTCGAAACGCATGCTCACAAAGAGTGA